From Desulfurispira natronophila:
CCGCTCATTTTCGCCACTGGTGACCCACGGCCTGATCCAGCTGGGCATGGATCTGTCACCTCACTACCGGCTGCCAGGGTTGGGGATTATTGCCATACTGGTGTTACTGCTGGGGGCAGGTATATTGACCCGCTACTACCTGGGGCGAAAGATTTTGCAGATAACCGAGTGGCTTTTCCGACGTATTCCCCTGGCAGGAAGTGTCTATGGAGCCATGCATCAGCTCGTTCATGCTTTCGGCGGTGCCGATCGTCGTGCTTTTCGGCAAGTGGTGCTGGTTGAGTATCCCCGCGCTGGTGTGCATGCCATCGGATTTCTCAGTGCTCAGGTGACAGGGGCTGT
This genomic window contains:
- a CDS encoding DUF502 domain-containing protein, whose product is MVIYRWLRQTCIAGLVVIFPAAVTLAFFHFLLDRIDRSFSPLVTHGLIQLGMDLSPHYRLPGLGIIAILVLLLGAGILTRYYLGRKILQITEWLFRRIPLAGSVYGAMHQLVHAFGGADRRAFRQVVLVEYPRAGVHAIGFLSAQVTGAVAAALPVSGETCFVFIPTTPNPTSGFLIAVPREQVTELPLSVEEGIALVISGGIVAPARG